The Budorcas taxicolor isolate Tak-1 chromosome 5, Takin1.1, whole genome shotgun sequence genome includes a window with the following:
- the CDCA3 gene encoding cell division cycle-associated protein 3: MGSAKSVPVTPARPPPHNKLLARVADPRSPSAGILRTPIQVESSPQPSLPAGEQVEGPKLVQDSDPRSPTLGIARTPMKTSGEPPSPLVKQLSDVFETEDPKLSLPPEAILPLETPSSPRPDLPLGTQFSLEDQVPPGSQTELPAEQVFAKEKTGHASETPVSSQGSDKPLRDPETPRSSGSKRSRRKANSKVPGRSPLTILQDDNSPGALTPRQGKQPSLSENFRELKEGAVLGTGQLLKTGGRAWEQGQGHDKENQHFPLVEN; this comes from the exons ATGGGCTCAGCTAAGAGCGTCCCAGTCACTCCAGCGCGGCCTCCGCCGCACAACAAGCTTCTGGCTCGAGTGGCGGACCCCCGTTCACCCAGCGCCGGCATCCTGCGCACTCCCATCCAG GTAGAGAGCTCCCCACAGCCAAGCCTGCCAGCAGGGGAGCAGGTGGAGGGACCTAAGCTGGTCCAGGACTCAGATCCCCGCTCCCCTACCCTTGGCATTGCACGGACACCTATGAAGACGAGCGGAG agcCCCCAAGTCCACTGGTGAAACAACTGAGTGATGTATTTGAGACCGAAGACCCCAAATTAAGCCTTCCCCCTGAAGCTATCCTGCCCCTAGAGACACCTTCATCTCCTCGACCGGACTTGCCTCTGGGCACCCAGTTTTCCCTTGAAGATCAGGTGCCTCCTGGGAGCCAGACTGAGCTCCCTGCTGAGCAGGTGTTTGCCAAGGAGAAAACAGGACATGCCTCAGAAACGCCTGTGTCCAGCCAGGGCTCAGACAAGCCCTTGCGAGACCCCGAGACTCCTCGATCTTCAG gtTCTAAGCGCAGCAGGCGGAAAGCAAACAGCAAGGTGCCAGGGAGGTCTCCTCTCACCATCCTGCAGGATGACAACTCCCCCGGGGCTCTGACCCCACGACAG GGTAAGCAGCCTTCCCTGAGTGAAAACTTTAGGGAGCTAAAGGAAGGGGCTGTTCTGGGAACTGGACAACTTCTGAAAACTGGAGGACGAGCATGGGAGCAAGGCCAGGGTCACGACAAGGAAAATCAGCACTTCCCTTTGGTGGAGAACTAG
- the GNB3 gene encoding guanine nucleotide-binding protein G(I)/G(S)/G(T) subunit beta-3: MGEMEQLRQEAEQLKKQIADARKACADTTLAELVSGLEVVGRVQMRTRRTLRGHLAKIYAMHWATDSKLLVSASQDGKLIVWDTYTTNKVHAIPLRSSWVMTCAYAPSGNFVACGGLDNMCSIYSLKSREGNVKVSRELSAHTGYLSCCRFLDDNNIVTSSGDTTCALWDIETGQQKTVFVGHTGDCMSLAVSPDFRLFISGACDASAKLWDVREGTCRQTFTGHESDINAICFFPNGEAICTGSDDASCRLFDLRADQELTTYAHESIICGITSVAFSLSGRLLFAGYDDFNCNVWDSMKCERVGILSGHDNRVSCLGVTADGMAVATGSWDSFLKIWN, from the exons ATGGGGGAGATGGAACAGTTGCGGCAGGAAGCGGAGCAGCTCAAGAAGCAGATCGCA GATGCCAGGAAAGCCTGTGCTGACACTACCCTGGCAGAG CTGGTGTCTGGCCTCGAAGTCGTGGGACGTGTGCAGATGCGGACACGGCGGACCTTAAGGGGACACCTGGCCAAGATCTACGCCATGCACTGGGCCACCGACTCTAA GCTGTTGGTAAGCGCCTCGCAAGATGGGAAGCTGATCGTGTGGGACACATACACCACCAACAAG GTCCACGCCATCCCGCTGCGCTCCTCCTGGGTCATGACCTGTGCCTACGCCCCGTCAGGGAACTTCGTGGCCTGCGGGGGGCTGGACAACATGTGTTCCATCTACAGCCTCAAATCCCGGGAGGGCAACGTCAAGGTCAGCCGGGAGCTGTCGGCTCACACGG GTTATCTCTCCTGCTGCCGTTTCCTGGACGACAACAACATCGTGACCAGCTCCGGGGACACCACGTG CGCCCTGTGGGACATCGAGACTGGGCAGCAGAAGACTGTGTTTGTGGGGCACACAGGGGACTGCATGAGCCTGGCCGTgtcccctgacttcagactcttcATCTCGGGGGCCTGCGACGCCAGCGCCAAGCTCTGGGACGTGCGGGAGGGGACCTGCCGGCAGACTTTCACGGGCCACGAGTCGGACATCAACGCCATCTGC TTCTTCCCCAATGGAGAGGCCATCTGCACGGGCTCAGACGATGCCTCCTGCCGCCTGTTTGACTTGCGGGCCGACCAGGAGCTGACCACCTACGCCCACGAGAGCATCATCTGCGGCATCACGTCCGTGGCCTTCTCGCTCAGTGGCCGCCTGCTCTTTGCGGGCTACGACGACTTCAACTGCAACGTGTGGGACTCCATGAAGTGCGAGCGCGTGG GTATCCTCTCTGGTCACGATAACAGGGTCAGCTGCCTGGGGGTCACAGCTGATGGGATGGCTGTGGCCACTGGTTCCTGGGACAGCTTCCTCAAAATCTGGAActga